A stretch of the Halomonas sp. BDJS001 genome encodes the following:
- a CDS encoding type I polyketide synthase: MTKRVAIIGAAHRFPGTTPETFWQDLQAEKDLVTEVAADRWSHDAFLHPDKRHPGTSVTFAAGSLGDISGFDAEFFGISPREAANMDPQQRMLLELAWEAMENASIPPSSLRGSQCGVFLGVASLDYSYRIADDMAAIDASTATGNTSSIASNRLSYVFDLHGPSMSLDTACSSSMVAFHQACQSIRSGETTMALAGGISLHLHPYGFIIFSKASMLSPTGRCQVFDEAGNGYVRSEGAGIFLLKDYDQAVADGDNIIAVVAGSAVNTDGYKSGLTVPNPSAQIDLMKRAYQQAGISPDEIDYLEAHGTGTAVGDPIETRAIGEALGQQRKTPLLIGSVKSNLGHLETASGVAGLAKALYSIQHREVPATIGIRKLNPRIKFDEWNISVVTKAQPLKKQGRLVIGVNSFGFGGANAHVILESPPERAKPEPQTPDQPLPLRLSARSEAALSQSAEALANFLRENDLRENDGASFYDIAYTLFNHRDQHSHGALLYAQTAEEAAVQLSEFAAGEANSVITLERLPKAVGPVFVYDGNGCQWETMGHDLLAQSPIFAEAIDRVDALFQQYGDFSLRAELEGRNGQSEENRFGLTEIAQPALFALQVALTEWLYEQGITPTAVFGHSVGEVAAAWASGALSLEDAVKVIYYRSDYQGKTRGQGEMTAVAMSADDIAAWLDKPEFNQVCLAGINSPKGITLAGDSQQLGALEAALSEQDIFAKRLPLDYAFHSPAMDSIEAGVIDALADITPRPTQIPYYSTVTGALSDGLELDATYWWKNIREPVLFEAAASALIEQGHNVFVEMGAHPILRRYLNESLRQLERPGLVFGTIERHKPGLEGLQRCLSQVLLSGLAVGSRYFPVEGQRVPLPRYAWQRSHHWVHGTSDSQGLLSRYYQHPLLGYPLAQHEHTWESQLDTQRQPWLADHVVGEGAVFPGAGFVELTLAAALQLKDSPLLDIEELEIRAPLLLDGPHGRTMRLAYLPEDGRLEIHSREPATGVEWQLNAVARTMRESRGFLLNRKAPALPARAPDYTLADHLEMAERIGLHYGPAFQAISQGWIEGDAVIGEIALSDEVQAQLSTLHVHPGILDSAFQMFIPLLAQHSEFASQLAFVPVRVERIQVNTQAGVPVLARAVMGKRAPHSFTADFELYDAAGNAVAVLSKTRFKAIRLNRAHHQHFSYLDVELTPAPLQAEPLALPADALARLADIASAYGESTGQRYGNEVAPLLDTLSAAFAQQSLAVDSEATQHSPDVIWQLLVQDYPDYFAPIHLVGRLGLHQQALRSGTSDLETLGISHDHLARLNRVLVGESGWQALAGKLAELIDTLIAELPSGQRLQLLEAGPSAPALGERLLERSAQALYHDLTHYRVITTLDSTRHQAEQLQERFPLMDMQHLDQNEFAALAAPSDVEKAQLAFVSVDITHPAATRQLIEALPEQLAPGAQVMLIGIAPSRWLDDLLATPGIDQTALEQEALIGWLNDQGFMVSEPMALEESESGAYLLHAHYPFDTATSASNTTQRRHLVVADDHSEALAASLVEALRSLDAPALLSLSQGTPAELLEHALTQPALAQPEMGEHGELPLNVIDLRGLGASSTEAQTARCEHALQWTLALEQHSLAASLWLVTNGLSALWQATPASGLSDSEALSDSEALSEIEAPGDAALWGFGRSLANEAVGHSVYLLDVPATMSESALQAWAQLLAQPDSENEALIDDQGHRFATRLRTLPAPRPAAEDQGRPSHQAMTLGFSMPGQLRQLTWRPRPLPEADSDEVVIRVKATGLNFRDVMYTLGLLSDEAIENGFAGPTLGLEFSGVVESVGSNVTHVTPGQAVVGFGPASFSDKVIASQHAVAPLPEGISFAAAATIPTTFFTVYYALKHLARVEPGEKVLIHGAAGGVGIAALQIAQWLGAEIYATVGSEEKRDFLRLMGIERLYDSRSLTFAEEILEDTQGEGVDVVLNSLAGEAINQNLRALRPFGRFLELGKRDFYENTHIGLRPFRNNLSYFGIDSDQLMKVQPALTQRLFGEMMALFNDGTLSPLPFTSFSHTQVIDAFRYMQQARQIGKVVVTYEQPIAPPKNDVLGTATMQLSADASYLVTGGLGGFGLRTAQWLVDKGARQLILLSRSGPASEEAQAAITAFEQQGVTVLAAACDITDRGALADVLERAKGELAPLRGIVHAATVIDDGLIRNLDAERIQKVLAPKIDGARHLDALTREAELDFFVLYSSATTLFGNPGQANYVAANHWLEAFAASRRAAGLPATCVRWGAIEDVGFLARNTRTRDALQERLGGSALRSEDALKVLEQMLLTPGPSLGVLELEWSALARFLPTAEAPRFNEIARASDDDGSRDADDDISALLADLSPEELHSTVTDLLRAELASILLIDEEKLDIHRSVYDMGFDSLMGVELMTAIENRLGVQVSVMVLSEASTLDKLAGVLIQKMHQHDDVEDAPQDAIASLAAQHGAEGFTTEPASASSSPATETP, encoded by the coding sequence ATGACTAAACGCGTTGCCATTATCGGCGCCGCCCATCGTTTCCCCGGCACCACCCCTGAAACGTTCTGGCAGGACCTGCAAGCCGAAAAAGATTTAGTTACCGAAGTGGCCGCCGATCGCTGGAGCCACGACGCCTTTTTACACCCGGATAAGCGCCACCCCGGCACCAGCGTGACCTTTGCCGCCGGTAGCCTGGGCGATATCAGTGGTTTTGACGCTGAGTTTTTTGGTATTTCGCCCCGCGAAGCGGCCAATATGGATCCCCAGCAGCGCATGCTCTTGGAGCTCGCCTGGGAAGCCATGGAAAACGCCAGCATTCCTCCCAGCTCGCTGCGCGGCAGCCAGTGTGGAGTATTTTTAGGCGTTGCCAGTCTCGACTACTCGTATCGCATTGCAGACGACATGGCGGCAATCGATGCCTCCACCGCCACCGGCAACACCTCCAGCATCGCCTCTAACCGATTGTCCTACGTGTTCGACCTGCATGGCCCCAGTATGTCCCTGGATACCGCCTGCTCGTCCTCTATGGTCGCCTTTCATCAGGCCTGCCAATCGATTCGCAGTGGCGAAACCACAATGGCGCTGGCGGGCGGCATCAGCCTGCACCTGCACCCCTATGGCTTTATCATCTTCTCCAAAGCCAGCATGCTTTCACCCACTGGCCGCTGTCAGGTGTTTGATGAAGCGGGCAACGGCTATGTGCGCTCGGAAGGGGCCGGCATTTTCCTACTCAAGGATTATGACCAGGCCGTCGCCGACGGCGACAACATTATTGCCGTCGTGGCAGGCTCCGCGGTCAACACCGATGGCTATAAATCCGGCCTGACCGTGCCTAACCCCAGCGCCCAAATTGACCTGATGAAGCGCGCCTACCAGCAGGCGGGCATCTCGCCGGATGAAATCGACTACCTGGAAGCCCACGGCACCGGCACCGCCGTTGGCGACCCCATTGAAACCCGCGCGATTGGTGAAGCACTCGGCCAGCAGCGTAAAACGCCGCTGCTGATTGGCTCGGTAAAGAGCAACCTGGGCCACCTGGAAACCGCCTCCGGCGTGGCGGGTTTGGCCAAGGCGCTCTACAGCATTCAGCATCGCGAAGTCCCCGCCACCATCGGCATACGTAAACTCAATCCGCGCATCAAGTTTGATGAGTGGAATATCTCGGTGGTCACCAAGGCACAGCCGCTGAAGAAGCAGGGCCGCCTGGTGATTGGCGTGAACTCCTTCGGTTTTGGCGGTGCCAACGCCCACGTTATTCTGGAAAGCCCGCCCGAGCGGGCAAAACCCGAACCACAAACGCCGGATCAACCGCTACCCCTTCGCCTTAGCGCCCGCAGTGAAGCCGCGCTTAGCCAAAGCGCTGAAGCCCTGGCTAACTTTCTGCGTGAAAACGACTTACGCGAAAACGACGGCGCCAGCTTTTACGATATCGCCTATACGCTGTTCAACCACCGCGACCAGCATAGCCACGGCGCGCTGCTGTACGCCCAAACGGCAGAAGAGGCCGCTGTGCAACTCAGCGAGTTTGCCGCCGGTGAAGCCAACAGCGTTATTACGCTGGAGCGCCTCCCCAAGGCAGTAGGCCCGGTGTTCGTTTACGATGGCAACGGCTGTCAGTGGGAAACCATGGGGCACGACCTGCTCGCCCAATCGCCGATTTTCGCTGAGGCCATTGACCGCGTCGACGCCCTCTTTCAGCAGTACGGTGATTTCTCACTGCGTGCCGAGCTCGAAGGTCGTAATGGTCAAAGTGAGGAGAACCGCTTCGGCTTAACCGAGATCGCCCAGCCGGCGCTGTTTGCCCTGCAAGTGGCATTAACCGAGTGGCTTTACGAACAAGGCATCACACCCACGGCGGTATTTGGCCACAGCGTCGGTGAAGTAGCCGCCGCCTGGGCCAGTGGCGCATTAAGCCTGGAAGATGCGGTGAAAGTGATTTACTACCGCAGCGACTACCAGGGCAAAACCCGTGGCCAAGGCGAAATGACCGCCGTGGCCATGAGCGCCGACGACATCGCCGCGTGGCTCGATAAGCCCGAGTTCAATCAGGTTTGCCTGGCCGGCATTAACAGCCCGAAAGGTATTACGCTAGCAGGCGACAGCCAGCAGCTCGGCGCCCTGGAAGCAGCCCTGAGCGAGCAGGATATCTTTGCCAAGCGTCTCCCCCTGGACTACGCCTTCCACAGCCCGGCGATGGACAGCATTGAAGCCGGGGTTATTGACGCGTTGGCGGACATTACCCCACGGCCCACGCAGATCCCCTACTACTCCACCGTGACCGGCGCGCTAAGTGACGGTCTTGAGTTGGATGCCACCTACTGGTGGAAAAATATTCGTGAGCCGGTGCTGTTTGAAGCCGCCGCCAGCGCGCTGATCGAGCAAGGCCATAACGTATTTGTAGAAATGGGTGCCCACCCCATACTGCGCCGATACCTTAATGAGTCACTCCGCCAGTTGGAGCGCCCGGGGCTGGTGTTTGGCACCATCGAGCGCCATAAGCCGGGCCTTGAGGGTTTGCAGCGCTGCTTAAGTCAAGTGCTGTTAAGCGGTCTTGCTGTGGGCAGCCGCTACTTCCCTGTGGAAGGGCAGCGCGTACCGTTACCCCGCTATGCCTGGCAGCGTAGTCACCACTGGGTACACGGCACCAGTGACAGCCAAGGCCTGCTTTCTCGCTACTACCAGCACCCGCTGCTGGGCTACCCGTTAGCCCAGCACGAACACACCTGGGAGAGCCAACTCGACACCCAGCGTCAGCCCTGGCTGGCTGACCACGTGGTGGGTGAAGGCGCGGTGTTCCCCGGTGCGGGGTTTGTAGAGCTAACGCTAGCGGCGGCGCTGCAGCTAAAAGACTCCCCACTACTGGATATCGAAGAGCTGGAAATCCGCGCCCCGCTGCTGCTGGATGGCCCCCATGGTCGCACCATGCGGTTGGCCTACTTGCCGGAAGATGGCCGCCTGGAGATCCACTCCCGCGAGCCAGCCACCGGGGTTGAGTGGCAGTTGAATGCCGTGGCGCGCACCATGCGTGAAAGCCGTGGCTTTTTACTCAATCGCAAAGCCCCTGCACTGCCCGCCCGTGCACCGGATTACACGCTGGCAGACCATCTGGAGATGGCCGAGCGTATTGGGCTGCACTACGGCCCCGCCTTCCAGGCGATTTCCCAGGGCTGGATTGAAGGCGATGCGGTGATTGGGGAAATCGCCCTTTCGGATGAAGTCCAGGCGCAGCTCAGCACGTTGCACGTGCACCCCGGCATTCTGGATAGCGCTTTCCAGATGTTTATCCCGCTGCTGGCCCAGCACAGCGAGTTTGCTTCCCAGCTTGCCTTTGTGCCGGTGCGCGTGGAGCGCATTCAAGTCAATACCCAGGCAGGCGTGCCGGTTCTCGCCCGCGCCGTGATGGGCAAGCGCGCGCCGCACTCCTTCACCGCTGATTTCGAGCTGTATGATGCCGCCGGAAATGCGGTCGCTGTGTTGAGCAAAACCCGCTTCAAAGCGATTCGTCTCAACCGCGCCCATCACCAGCACTTCAGCTATTTGGACGTGGAACTCACGCCAGCGCCACTGCAGGCAGAGCCGCTGGCGCTGCCCGCCGATGCGCTCGCCCGCCTGGCCGATATCGCCAGCGCTTACGGCGAAAGCACCGGCCAGCGTTACGGCAACGAAGTCGCCCCGCTGCTCGACACCCTCAGCGCAGCCTTCGCCCAGCAGAGCCTCGCTGTCGATAGCGAAGCAACCCAACACTCGCCAGACGTTATCTGGCAACTGCTGGTGCAGGACTACCCCGACTACTTTGCGCCCATTCACTTGGTAGGCCGATTAGGGCTTCACCAACAGGCGCTGCGAAGCGGCACGAGTGACCTGGAAACCCTGGGTATTAGCCACGACCACTTGGCGCGCTTAAACCGTGTGCTGGTAGGTGAAAGCGGCTGGCAGGCACTGGCAGGCAAGTTAGCCGAGCTAATCGATACCCTGATCGCCGAACTCCCAAGTGGACAGCGCTTGCAACTGCTGGAAGCAGGCCCCAGCGCGCCAGCGTTAGGCGAACGCCTGCTGGAACGCAGCGCCCAGGCGCTTTACCACGACCTTACCCACTACCGCGTGATCACCACCCTCGATAGCACGCGCCATCAGGCGGAACAGTTGCAAGAGCGCTTCCCGCTGATGGATATGCAGCATTTAGACCAAAACGAGTTTGCTGCGTTAGCCGCCCCCAGCGACGTTGAAAAAGCCCAATTGGCATTCGTCAGCGTGGATATCACCCACCCGGCCGCAACGCGTCAGTTGATTGAAGCCTTACCTGAACAGCTAGCTCCCGGTGCCCAGGTGATGCTGATCGGCATCGCCCCCAGCCGCTGGCTGGATGATCTGCTGGCCACGCCCGGCATCGATCAAACCGCGCTGGAGCAAGAGGCCCTTATCGGCTGGCTAAACGACCAGGGCTTTATGGTCTCCGAACCGATGGCGCTGGAAGAGAGCGAAAGCGGTGCCTACCTGCTCCACGCTCACTACCCGTTTGATACCGCCACCAGCGCATCAAACACCACTCAGCGGCGCCATTTGGTGGTCGCGGATGACCACAGCGAAGCGCTCGCCGCCAGCCTGGTCGAAGCGCTGCGATCACTAGACGCCCCGGCCCTGCTCAGCCTCAGCCAAGGCACACCCGCCGAGCTGCTTGAACACGCTTTAACCCAGCCAGCGCTCGCCCAACCTGAAATGGGTGAGCATGGAGAGCTACCGCTCAATGTCATCGACCTGCGTGGCCTCGGCGCCAGCAGCACCGAGGCGCAAACCGCACGCTGTGAGCACGCGCTACAGTGGACGCTGGCCCTGGAGCAGCACTCACTCGCCGCCTCCCTGTGGCTGGTCACCAACGGCCTTAGCGCGCTGTGGCAGGCAACACCCGCCTCTGGCCTTAGCGATAGCGAAGCCCTTAGCGATAGCGAAGCCCTTAGCGAGATAGAAGCCCCTGGCGATGCCGCCCTGTGGGGCTTTGGCCGCTCACTGGCCAACGAGGCCGTCGGCCATAGCGTCTACCTGCTGGATGTACCGGCGACGATGAGCGAATCTGCGCTACAGGCCTGGGCGCAGCTGCTGGCTCAACCGGATAGCGAAAACGAAGCGCTGATTGATGATCAGGGCCATCGTTTTGCGACCCGACTGCGCACGCTACCGGCACCCCGCCCGGCAGCAGAGGATCAAGGCAGACCCTCGCACCAAGCGATGACGCTGGGCTTCTCCATGCCTGGACAGTTGCGCCAATTAACCTGGCGCCCGCGTCCGCTACCGGAAGCCGATTCCGATGAGGTGGTCATTCGTGTTAAAGCCACCGGGCTCAACTTCCGCGATGTGATGTACACCCTCGGCCTGCTCTCCGACGAAGCGATCGAGAACGGCTTTGCCGGGCCGACCCTGGGCCTTGAGTTTTCGGGCGTGGTGGAAAGCGTGGGTAGCAACGTCACCCATGTGACGCCAGGGCAAGCCGTGGTGGGCTTCGGGCCCGCCAGCTTCAGCGATAAGGTCATCGCCAGCCAGCACGCGGTGGCACCGCTGCCAGAGGGCATTAGCTTTGCCGCGGCGGCCACGATTCCGACCACCTTCTTCACGGTCTACTACGCGCTCAAGCACCTGGCGCGGGTCGAGCCTGGCGAGAAAGTGCTGATTCACGGCGCCGCTGGCGGTGTAGGCATCGCCGCACTGCAAATTGCCCAGTGGCTGGGGGCGGAAATCTACGCCACGGTAGGCTCCGAAGAGAAGCGCGACTTCCTGCGTTTGATGGGTATCGAGCGGCTTTACGACTCACGCTCGCTCACCTTCGCCGAAGAGATCCTCGAAGATACCCAAGGCGAAGGCGTCGATGTAGTGCTTAACTCACTCGCTGGGGAAGCGATCAACCAGAACCTGCGCGCCCTGCGCCCATTCGGCCGCTTCCTGGAGCTGGGTAAACGCGACTTCTACGAAAACACCCATATAGGCCTGCGCCCGTTCCGCAACAACCTCAGCTACTTCGGTATCGACTCCGACCAGCTAATGAAGGTGCAGCCCGCCCTTACCCAGCGCCTGTTTGGCGAGATGATGGCGCTGTTTAACGACGGCACCCTCAGCCCGCTGCCGTTTACCTCGTTCAGCCACACCCAGGTCATCGACGCCTTCCGCTACATGCAGCAGGCGCGCCAGATCGGCAAGGTCGTGGTGACTTACGAGCAGCCTATCGCGCCGCCGAAAAACGACGTGCTAGGTACCGCAACGATGCAGCTCTCCGCGGATGCCAGCTACCTGGTCACCGGCGGCCTGGGTGGTTTTGGGTTAAGAACCGCCCAATGGCTGGTCGATAAAGGCGCACGGCAGCTGATTCTGCTCAGCCGCAGTGGCCCCGCCAGTGAAGAGGCCCAGGCAGCGATAACGGCGTTTGAACAGCAAGGGGTTACAGTACTTGCCGCCGCCTGCGATATTACCGACCGTGGGGCGCTGGCCGATGTACTTGAGCGCGCCAAGGGTGAACTGGCACCGCTGCGGGGCATCGTGCACGCCGCCACGGTGATCGATGACGGCTTGATCCGCAACCTGGACGCCGAACGCATTCAGAAAGTGCTAGCGCCTAAAATCGACGGTGCCCGCCACCTGGACGCACTCACCCGCGAGGCCGAGCTGGACTTCTTCGTGCTTTACTCGTCGGCCACTACGCTGTTCGGCAACCCTGGCCAGGCCAACTACGTCGCCGCCAACCACTGGCTGGAAGCATTTGCCGCCAGCCGCCGCGCTGCGGGCTTACCGGCCACCTGCGTACGCTGGGGCGCCATTGAAGATGTCGGCTTCCTGGCTCGCAACACCCGTACACGGGATGCACTGCAAGAGCGCCTGGGCGGCTCCGCGCTGCGCTCGGAGGACGCGCTGAAAGTACTCGAACAGATGCTGCTGACCCCAGGGCCAAGCCTGGGCGTGCTGGAACTGGAGTGGAGCGCGCTTGCCCGCTTCTTACCGACGGCTGAAGCACCGCGCTTTAACGAAATTGCCCGCGCCAGCGACGACGATGGCAGCCGGGATGCCGACGACGACATCAGCGCCCTACTGGCCGACCTATCGCCGGAGGAACTGCACAGCACCGTCACCGACCTGCTGCGCGCCGAACTGGCCAGCATCCTGCTGATTGATGAAGAGAAGCTCGATATTCACCGTTCGGTCTACGATATGGGCTTTGACTCCCTGATGGGCGTTGAGCTAATGACCGCTATCGAGAACCGCTTAGGCGTTCAGGTGTCAGTCATGGTGCTCAGTGAAGCATCCACCCTCGACAAGCTGGCGGGCGTACTGATTCAGAAAATGCATCAGCACGACGATGTTGAAGACGCTCCGCAAGATGCGATAGCCTCGCTGGCCGCACAACACGGGGCGGAAGGCTTCACCACTGAGCCTGCGTCTGCCTCTTCATCACCCGCGACTGAGACACCATGA
- a CDS encoding LTA synthase family protein codes for MISALIGPLLLGLLISGAFEALLSPRPRPFWQRGAAANSVHLGTWLLLFGVLVLLLQRPWFAVMVFLSLQLVVVQSSNAKSHTLNEPFICHDFEYFWDAILHPRLYVPFFGVGLAIAASSAAAVAIGGFFYWEGSLVTSQGASRFLSNALGLIAAGAFLLVLSVGRLPSITLRPADDLHRLGLFASLWAYGVALMRSPVPAPEQSPFHALTAVASAHQSEQPLPNVVLVQSESFFDPRPWCAEVNSDLLPHFDATRANATLHGALNVPAWGANTVRTECAVLTGIAPGHWGVRQFNPYRTLARHPMPSLASALKAAGYRTVCVHPYLASFYFRHKVIPQLGFDHFIDINAFQSSDKNGQYVSDQAVARKIGRLLEDDDNRPLFVFVITMENHGPLHLEAPNQATLANTLPGAPWPLPDHLRDLAVYLQHLSESDKMLASVKNSLNTAKRPGLLGWYGDHVPILPQAYTHFTPPDSRTPYMIWSSADWKAAGERLATAHWETTNEPLELAANELGVQLFKQVFGHDISSDVIKVEPEPQEQE; via the coding sequence ATGATTAGCGCGCTGATAGGGCCGCTGCTATTGGGGCTGTTGATAAGCGGCGCGTTTGAAGCCCTGCTCAGCCCGCGGCCGCGCCCTTTTTGGCAGCGCGGAGCAGCCGCCAATAGTGTCCACCTTGGCACATGGCTACTGCTTTTCGGAGTGCTGGTGCTGCTACTCCAGCGCCCGTGGTTTGCGGTGATGGTGTTTCTCTCGCTGCAACTGGTCGTCGTGCAGTCGAGCAATGCTAAATCGCATACGCTCAACGAGCCGTTTATCTGCCACGACTTTGAATACTTCTGGGACGCCATTCTCCACCCGCGCCTCTACGTACCTTTCTTCGGGGTTGGCTTGGCGATTGCCGCCAGCAGCGCCGCTGCGGTAGCGATTGGCGGCTTCTTTTACTGGGAAGGCTCACTGGTAACCAGCCAGGGTGCCAGCCGTTTTTTATCCAATGCGCTGGGGTTAATAGCAGCAGGTGCTTTTCTACTGGTATTGAGCGTGGGTAGGCTACCCTCCATTACCTTACGCCCCGCAGATGACCTACACCGCTTGGGGCTATTCGCCAGCCTGTGGGCTTACGGTGTCGCACTGATGCGCTCCCCCGTGCCTGCGCCGGAGCAATCCCCCTTTCACGCTTTAACGGCGGTGGCGAGCGCGCATCAGAGCGAGCAGCCACTGCCCAACGTAGTGCTGGTACAGAGCGAATCGTTTTTCGACCCGCGCCCCTGGTGTGCAGAAGTCAACAGCGACCTGCTCCCCCATTTTGATGCCACCCGCGCAAACGCCACCCTGCATGGCGCATTAAACGTGCCCGCCTGGGGTGCCAACACAGTGCGTACCGAATGCGCGGTATTAACCGGTATTGCACCCGGCCACTGGGGTGTTCGCCAGTTCAACCCTTACCGCACGCTTGCGCGCCATCCAATGCCCAGTTTAGCGAGCGCGCTAAAAGCGGCAGGCTACCGCACGGTGTGCGTGCACCCGTACCTGGCGAGCTTCTATTTTCGTCATAAGGTGATACCCCAATTAGGCTTTGACCACTTCATAGATATCAATGCCTTCCAGAGCAGCGATAAAAACGGTCAATACGTTAGTGACCAGGCGGTTGCACGAAAAATTGGACGGCTGCTTGAAGATGACGATAATAGACCGCTATTTGTGTTTGTTATCACCATGGAAAATCACGGCCCGCTACATTTAGAAGCACCAAACCAAGCAACGTTAGCCAATACGCTGCCCGGAGCTCCTTGGCCGTTACCCGACCACCTGCGTGATTTGGCGGTCTATTTGCAGCATTTAAGTGAATCCGACAAGATGCTAGCCAGCGTTAAAAATTCGCTAAATACTGCAAAACGACCAGGGCTGCTAGGCTGGTATGGGGATCATGTGCCGATTCTGCCACAGGCGTATACGCACTTTACGCCCCCAGATAGCCGCACCCCCTACATGATATGGTCATCGGCGGATTGGAAAGCAGCAGGCGAGCGGTTAGCAACGGCGCATTGGGAAACGACTAATGAGCCACTCGAATTAGCCGCAAACGAACTTGGTGTCCAGTTATTCAAACAGGTGTTTGGACACGATATAAGTAGCGATGTGATCAAGGTAGAACCAGAACCTCAGGAGCAAGAATGA
- a CDS encoding SDR family NAD(P)-dependent oxidoreductase: MTVTGKATTKQPPNNRCVLITGATGAIGGALASAYADPSTHLVLHGRQQEKLETLATTCRQQGAQVTLSTIDLTDDHALKGWLAELCAQQVPDIVIANAGKNTHPQGPDTLEPWADVQALLDINLKTPIAMVQHLVPAMQTRGSGQLVLISSLAAWHGLPTTPSYSASKAGIKAYGEGLRGLLAPQGIGVTVVMPGYVTSPMCEAMPGPKPWEWPPERAAKVIKRGITANRARISFPFPLNFGTWWLAVLPAGISQWLIKRLGFNHPGDTPHD; the protein is encoded by the coding sequence GTGACCGTTACTGGGAAAGCGACGACGAAACAGCCGCCTAATAACCGCTGCGTCCTGATCACCGGTGCCACTGGCGCGATTGGGGGTGCCCTGGCAAGCGCCTATGCCGATCCCAGCACCCATTTGGTGCTGCACGGACGCCAGCAGGAGAAGCTAGAGACGCTTGCCACCACTTGCCGCCAACAAGGCGCCCAGGTCACCCTATCCACCATCGATCTGACCGATGACCACGCGCTGAAGGGCTGGCTGGCCGAACTCTGCGCCCAACAAGTGCCGGATATCGTGATTGCCAACGCGGGCAAGAATACCCACCCCCAAGGGCCTGATACCTTAGAGCCCTGGGCAGACGTGCAGGCGCTGCTGGATATCAACCTGAAAACCCCCATCGCCATGGTGCAACACCTGGTACCTGCCATGCAGACCCGCGGCAGCGGCCAACTGGTGCTGATCAGCTCGCTTGCCGCATGGCACGGCTTACCCACCACTCCCAGCTATAGCGCCAGCAAAGCAGGTATCAAAGCCTATGGCGAAGGGTTACGTGGTCTGCTCGCGCCTCAGGGCATTGGTGTAACGGTAGTCATGCCCGGCTATGTCACCTCCCCAATGTGCGAAGCCATGCCCGGCCCCAAGCCCTGGGAGTGGCCACCCGAACGCGCCGCCAAGGTCATTAAGCGCGGTATCACTGCCAACCGTGCACGCATCAGCTTCCCCTTCCCGCTCAATTTTGGCACCTGGTGGCTGGCGGTACTGCCCGCAGGCATTTCTCAGTGGTTGATCAAACGCCTGGGCTTTAATCACCCGGGAGACACGCCCCATGATTAG
- a CDS encoding capsule biosynthesis protein: MKHQKRAFLFLQGVCSPFYQRLAKRLVNDGHRVVKVNFNGGDIAYWQRTHGESHLFRGPTAELPGYIKSLWEQYAITDQVVFGDRRPVHRPAVNNAAAAGVRTHVFEEGYFRPFWITLEREGVNGHSLLPRDPNWFYETGKALPESPAPVRFRSSFKIRAIHDVSYHLAGLANPLVAPHYRNHAPITAPIEYAGYLKRFTQLKAVWKKRDAARIKALIESGRPYFMLPLQLNSDAQIRDHSPYANMQEVMDDVMASFAKHAPSETQLCIKNHPLDMGLVNYPKIIKKLAERHGLQGRIVYLESGDLNALLKHARGNVTVNSTVGIVSLEKNCPTYALSDPIYNLDGLTYQGDLADFWQQPQPPNGELFGYFQKTVMHAVQVNGGYYCQPGIDLAVDNAARILEACPSPLEKLL; encoded by the coding sequence TTGAAGCATCAGAAGCGTGCATTCTTATTTTTGCAGGGCGTTTGTTCACCCTTTTACCAACGCTTGGCCAAGCGTTTGGTTAACGATGGGCACCGAGTCGTTAAGGTCAACTTTAATGGGGGCGATATTGCCTATTGGCAGCGCACCCACGGTGAAAGCCACCTGTTTCGGGGCCCTACCGCTGAATTACCCGGTTATATCAAATCACTCTGGGAGCAGTACGCCATCACCGACCAGGTAGTGTTCGGTGATCGTCGCCCTGTTCATCGCCCCGCGGTCAATAATGCCGCCGCCGCAGGCGTACGCACCCACGTATTTGAAGAGGGCTACTTTCGCCCGTTCTGGATAACGCTGGAACGCGAAGGGGTTAACGGCCACTCGCTGCTGCCCCGTGACCCCAATTGGTTTTATGAGACTGGCAAAGCGCTGCCCGAGTCGCCCGCACCGGTGCGCTTCCGTTCATCTTTTAAAATTCGTGCCATACACGATGTTAGCTACCACTTGGCCGGGCTGGCCAATCCGCTGGTCGCGCCGCACTACCGCAATCACGCGCCAATCACCGCCCCCATTGAGTACGCAGGCTATCTCAAGAGATTTACCCAGCTAAAAGCCGTTTGGAAAAAACGCGATGCGGCGCGCATCAAAGCGCTGATCGAAAGCGGTCGTCCCTACTTTATGCTGCCGCTGCAGTTAAATAGCGATGCGCAAATTCGCGATCACTCCCCCTACGCCAATATGCAGGAAGTGATGGACGACGTAATGGCATCGTTCGCCAAACACGCACCCAGCGAGACACAGCTCTGCATCAAGAACCATCCTTTGGATATGGGCTTGGTCAATTACCCCAAGATCATCAAGAAGCTTGCCGAACGCCATGGCTTGCAAGGGCGCATCGTCTATCTGGAGTCGGGGGATCTCAACGCCCTGCTCAAACACGCCAGAGGAAATGTGACCGTTAACAGCACCGTGGGCATCGTGTCGCTGGAGAAAAACTGCCCCACCTATGCGCTTAGCGATCCGATCTACAATTTAGATGGACTGACCTATCAAGGCGACCTGGCAGATTTTTGGCAGCAGCCGCAGCCGCCCAACGGCGAGCTCTTTGGCTATTTTCAAAAGACCGTCATGCATGCCGTTCAGGTTAATGGAGGCTACTACTGCCAGCCCGGCATCGATTTAGCCGTGGATAACGCCGCCCGCATACTCGAAGCCTGCCCGTCGCCGCTGGAGAAGTTGCTGTGA